The following are encoded together in the Ralstonia insidiosa genome:
- a CDS encoding sterol desaturase family protein yields the protein MFDWISDTFTQAQDVLFQHIVMPLTYAIGLGGYVEDAYPGTEWLLMGLVQIAVLLLVLRPLERWRPVEPMHDRKAVRSDIFYTLFHRLGFFPLLMFFTLQPLIDDLDGKLRFWGWAHLNVEDWWPGVTSVAIVSFLIYLVLFDLLDYWYHRLSHKFHWWWNLHSLHHSQQQMTMWSDDRNHILDDVLRGAVFAIAALAIGVEPSQYVLLVAVSQLLQSLQHANVRLHFGWLGGRLLISPRFHRLHHAIGLGHEVPGKPGVLGGCNFGVLFPWWDMLFGTAIFSPDYHATGIRDQLPAPQGRSRDYGRGVLRQQWLGFKRLIGRA from the coding sequence ATGTTCGACTGGATTTCCGACACCTTCACGCAAGCGCAGGATGTGCTGTTTCAGCACATCGTGATGCCGCTCACCTATGCGATTGGCCTCGGTGGCTACGTTGAAGATGCGTACCCCGGCACTGAATGGCTGTTGATGGGGCTGGTGCAGATCGCCGTGTTGCTGCTGGTTCTGCGGCCGCTGGAGCGCTGGCGCCCGGTGGAGCCGATGCATGACCGAAAGGCCGTGCGCTCGGACATCTTCTACACGTTGTTCCATCGGCTCGGTTTCTTCCCGCTGCTGATGTTCTTCACGCTGCAGCCGCTGATCGACGACCTGGACGGCAAGCTGCGCTTCTGGGGCTGGGCACACCTGAACGTTGAAGACTGGTGGCCGGGCGTCACGTCTGTCGCCATCGTCAGCTTTCTGATCTACCTGGTGCTGTTCGACCTGCTCGACTACTGGTACCACCGCCTGTCGCACAAGTTCCACTGGTGGTGGAACCTGCATTCGCTGCACCACAGCCAGCAGCAGATGACGATGTGGTCGGATGACCGTAACCACATCCTCGACGATGTGCTGCGCGGTGCGGTGTTCGCCATCGCCGCACTGGCCATCGGGGTTGAGCCGTCGCAGTACGTGCTGCTGGTTGCTGTCTCGCAATTGCTGCAAAGCTTGCAGCACGCCAATGTGCGGCTGCACTTCGGCTGGCTGGGTGGGCGGCTGCTGATCTCGCCGCGCTTTCACCGGTTGCACCACGCCATCGGCCTCGGGCACGAGGTGCCGGGCAAACCGGGCGTGCTGGGTGGCTGTAACTTCGGTGTGCTGTTCCCGTGGTGGGACATGCTGTTTGGCACCGCCATCTTCTCGCCGGACTATCACGCCACCGGCATCCGCGATCAGCTGCCCGCGCCGCAAGGCCGTTCGCGCGACTACGGACGCGGCGTGCTGCGCCAGCAATGGCTGGGCTTCAAGCGTCTGATTGGCCGCGCCTGA
- a CDS encoding rhodanese-like domain-containing protein, translated as MTATTLTRESLLEAASARREADQLQYFGALSPQEAAALLAADPQAHLVDVRTRAELDWVGTPDVAPDQFTHVEWNQYPGGVRNANFLSALEAAVPKDVPVLFLCRSAARSKHAAVAAAQAGYTLAMDVLEGFEGAKDSEGHRKTVEGWCFRGLPWHGA; from the coding sequence ATGACTGCCACCACACTCACCCGCGAGTCCCTGCTGGAAGCGGCCTCTGCCCGCCGCGAGGCCGACCAGCTCCAGTACTTCGGCGCCCTGTCGCCGCAAGAAGCTGCCGCCCTGCTGGCGGCCGATCCGCAAGCCCATCTGGTGGACGTGCGCACACGCGCTGAACTGGACTGGGTTGGTACCCCGGACGTGGCGCCCGATCAGTTCACACACGTGGAGTGGAACCAGTACCCGGGCGGCGTGCGCAACGCGAACTTCCTCAGCGCGCTGGAAGCGGCCGTGCCGAAGGACGTGCCGGTGCTGTTCCTGTGCCGAAGCGCAGCGCGCTCCAAGCATGCCGCCGTAGCGGCCGCACAGGCCGGCTACACGCTGGCGATGGATGTGTTGGAAGGTTTCGAGGGCGCCAAGGACAGCGAAGGCCATCGCAAGACGGTGGAAGGCTGGTGCTTCCGCGGCTTGCCGTGGCACGGCGCATAA
- a CDS encoding competence/damage-inducible protein A — MAFGMIIIGDEILSGRREDKHLRKLIEVLGERGLALEWAEYVGDQPARITSVLKRTFASDDVVFCTGGIGATPDDHTRQCAAAALGVPLELHPEARELIAQRIADTAAGDPVKADLTTPENQHRFKMGEFPQGARIIPNSYNRIPGFSVAHHHFMPGFPVMAWPMMEWVLDTYYGDQFHRAPREERSFLVFGLPESRLTPLMERIEAEFDGVKVFSLPSVGDAARGERYARSHIDLGVKGSPEAVARAYVVLREGALALGGEIIEADAAAAS; from the coding sequence ATGGCTTTCGGCATGATCATCATCGGCGACGAGATCCTCTCCGGCCGCCGCGAAGACAAGCACCTGCGCAAGCTGATCGAAGTACTGGGCGAGCGCGGTCTGGCGCTGGAGTGGGCCGAGTATGTCGGCGACCAGCCGGCGCGCATCACCAGCGTGCTCAAGCGCACGTTCGCCAGCGATGACGTGGTGTTTTGCACCGGCGGCATCGGCGCCACGCCTGATGACCACACACGCCAATGTGCTGCCGCCGCGCTGGGCGTGCCGCTGGAATTGCATCCTGAGGCGCGTGAGCTGATTGCGCAGCGCATTGCCGACACGGCTGCTGGTGACCCGGTCAAGGCCGATCTCACCACGCCCGAGAACCAGCACCGTTTCAAGATGGGCGAGTTCCCGCAGGGTGCGCGCATCATTCCGAACAGCTACAACCGCATCCCAGGCTTCTCGGTGGCGCATCATCACTTCATGCCGGGCTTTCCGGTGATGGCGTGGCCGATGATGGAGTGGGTGCTCGACACCTACTACGGCGATCAATTCCACCGCGCGCCGCGCGAGGAGCGCTCGTTCCTGGTGTTTGGCTTGCCGGAGTCGAGGCTGACGCCGCTGATGGAGCGCATCGAGGCCGAGTTCGATGGCGTGAAGGTGTTCAGCCTGCCCAGCGTTGGCGATGCAGCGCGCGGCGAGCGCTATGCCCGCTCGCACATCGACCTAGGGGTGAAGGGTTCACCCGAGGCCGTAGCGCGCGCCTATGTGGTGCTGCGCGAAGGCGCGCTGGCGCTGGGCGGCGAGATCATTGAGGCGGACGCCGCAGCGGCGTCCTGA
- a CDS encoding EI24 domain-containing protein, with protein MNDLIRSFGRALLSQLHPRMLFLTVLPFVVAIVVWGAVLYFGWDAMNGMARGAVESWAFMGWIKSGLGAIGMSGLWSAIAPLLVITLLVPVIVVSILVFVSVTAVPPVMRFLDRSYPQLERRKGGSVVGSVMHALLCTLVFILVAIVTLPLWLIPPFFALIPPLLWGWLTYRLMTYDALADHATPEERRAIMQRYRLPLLGIGIAVGMLGSAPTLLWVSSVVTIVLFPIIAIAVIWLYVLIFIFSALWFGHFCLRALTRLRAEAPPARMVEASVIDVRSIELPRE; from the coding sequence ATGAACGATCTGATTCGCTCGTTTGGCCGCGCGCTGCTCTCCCAACTGCATCCGCGCATGTTGTTCCTGACCGTGCTGCCGTTTGTGGTTGCCATCGTGGTGTGGGGCGCCGTCCTGTACTTCGGCTGGGATGCGATGAACGGCATGGCGCGGGGCGCCGTGGAAAGCTGGGCGTTTATGGGCTGGATCAAGAGCGGTCTGGGCGCCATCGGCATGTCGGGTTTGTGGTCGGCCATCGCGCCGCTGCTGGTCATCACACTGCTGGTGCCGGTGATCGTCGTGTCGATCCTCGTTTTTGTGAGCGTGACGGCGGTGCCGCCGGTCATGCGTTTTCTGGATCGCAGCTACCCGCAGTTGGAGCGTCGCAAGGGCGGTTCGGTGGTGGGCAGCGTGATGCATGCGCTGCTGTGCACGCTGGTGTTCATCCTGGTGGCGATCGTCACGCTGCCGCTTTGGCTGATTCCGCCGTTCTTCGCATTGATCCCCCCATTGCTGTGGGGCTGGCTGACTTACCGCCTGATGACCTACGACGCGCTGGCCGATCACGCCACGCCTGAAGAGCGCCGGGCGATCATGCAGCGCTACCGGTTGCCGCTGCTGGGCATCGGCATTGCAGTCGGCATGCTGGGCTCGGCGCCCACGCTGCTGTGGGTGTCGTCGGTGGTGACGATCGTGCTGTTCCCGATCATTGCGATTGCCGTCATCTGGCTGTACGTGCTGATCTTCATCTTCTCGGCGCTGTGGTTTGGGCATTTCTGCCTGCGTGCGCTCACACGCTTGCGCGCCGAGGCGCCACCCGCACGCATGGTCGAGGCGAGCGTCATCGACGTGCGGAGCATTGAACTGCCCCGCGAATAA
- a CDS encoding polysaccharide deacetylase family protein — protein MKTGLSILRTVAATAALGLCALAMAAPGGVNAGACKGTVYLTFDTGSMSQAQLIADTLRRHRIHATFFLANEKTINGDSTLDDGWAPYWKSLAADGHAFGTHTFDHVYYKGEAGAGKVRFRPQFGEQGGRNVVWGEPEFCSELKRSAERFKAMTGQPMDPLWRAPGGHLSATTEGWAKQCGFAHVAWAPAGFLGDELPSERYPNDALLQKALSNLRDGDITMAHLGIWSRKDPWAPADLEPLITGLERKGFCFATLRDHPQYKAWFAAHPAAR, from the coding sequence ATGAAAACGGGTCTGTCGATACTTCGCACGGTGGCCGCTACGGCAGCCCTGGGGCTGTGTGCGCTAGCCATGGCAGCGCCTGGCGGCGTGAATGCCGGCGCCTGCAAGGGCACCGTCTACCTGACGTTCGATACCGGCAGCATGAGTCAGGCGCAGTTGATTGCCGACACGCTGCGCCGCCATCGCATCCACGCCACGTTCTTCCTCGCCAATGAGAAGACGATCAATGGCGACAGCACGCTGGACGATGGTTGGGCGCCGTACTGGAAATCGCTGGCGGCCGACGGCCACGCTTTCGGCACGCACACCTTCGATCACGTCTACTACAAGGGCGAAGCTGGCGCCGGAAAAGTCCGCTTCCGCCCGCAGTTCGGCGAGCAGGGCGGCCGCAACGTCGTCTGGGGCGAGCCCGAATTCTGCTCGGAACTCAAGCGCAGCGCCGAACGCTTCAAGGCCATGACTGGCCAGCCGATGGACCCGCTGTGGCGTGCGCCGGGCGGGCATCTGTCGGCCACCACCGAAGGCTGGGCCAAGCAGTGCGGTTTTGCCCACGTGGCTTGGGCGCCCGCCGGTTTCCTCGGCGACGAATTGCCGTCCGAGCGCTATCCGAACGACGCGCTGCTGCAAAAGGCGCTGTCCAACCTGCGCGATGGCGACATCACCATGGCGCACCTGGGCATCTGGTCGCGCAAGGACCCGTGGGCGCCAGCTGACCTGGAGCCGCTGATCACGGGCCTGGAGCGCAAGGGTTTCTGCTTCGCCACGCTGCGCGATCACCCGCAGTACAAGGCCTGGTTTGCCGCTCACCCGGCAGCCCGTTGA